A window of Nitrosopumilus sp. b3 contains these coding sequences:
- a CDS encoding NADH-quinone oxidoreductase subunit J, with amino-acid sequence MADAAFLALTVITIGSAIAALELRSLIYGSIALMGTLGGIAGFFFLLDSPFVALFQLAVYVGSIAVLILFTVMLVKRELIFKKIEDKRRKFAGIGLMLVVMVALGAVFLDSGIKTITTDEPPVNFRDIGTDFVTYYWPALILMGLILAGSVTGALVLAKREDVENDQRTS; translated from the coding sequence ATGGCTGATGCAGCGTTTCTTGCATTAACTGTAATTACAATTGGTTCTGCAATCGCAGCACTTGAATTGAGATCATTGATTTATGGCTCAATTGCTTTGATGGGAACGTTAGGTGGTATAGCTGGCTTTTTCTTCTTACTTGATTCTCCATTTGTTGCATTATTCCAATTAGCTGTATATGTTGGCTCAATTGCTGTTCTGATTTTGTTTACCGTTATGCTAGTGAAAAGAGAATTAATTTTCAAAAAAATTGAAGATAAGAGAAGAAAATTTGCAGGTATTGGGTTAATGTTAGTAGTTATGGTGGCACTAGGGGCAGTATTCCTTGATTCAGGAATAAAAACAATAACTACTGATGAACCTCCAGTTAATTTCAGAGATATCGGTACAGACTTTGTAACATATTATTGGCCTGCATTGATTTTGATGGGATTGATTTTAGCTGGTTCTGTAACTGGTGCATTAGTTTTAGCCAAACGAGAGGATGTGGAGAATGACCAACGAACTAGTTGA
- the nuoH gene encoding NADH-quinone oxidoreductase subunit NuoH has protein sequence MSVIAPKFKLSEFIKSLLDNVFWILFILVLIGIPLVQVILFGIEMPVINGELLTPFLALTWIADPSRTLPIIKAFMATDMFRVMAFPGFGFAALLAAGTIFVERKMLAKLQLRVGPFYCGKFEGILQLMGDGLKLISKEIIIPAKADKPIFWAAPVMFVAAAASFVALIPVAPGWVVADVDLGLLGVFAVIGFFPIITILSAWSANSKFPFIGGIRALFQMVSFEIPLILSLLGVVILTGTLNLSEIAASQSSFPWIVFLPVGAIVFFITMLAELERIPFDLPEAESEIVAGWLTELSGMMYGLVQLGTYLKLYAFAALFVVLFLGGWNGPMVVPPFPAEIISDGIELGPVTANIAGLPVFTQEMLNGTLWFVLKTVGVIFFILLPRGVFPRIRIDMLLSLGWTKLIGLAFVNIFIALGLLYAGVLGPGGLQ, from the coding sequence ATGTCTGTAATTGCACCAAAATTCAAACTAAGTGAATTTATCAAATCACTTCTTGATAATGTATTTTGGATACTTTTCATTTTGGTTTTAATTGGAATTCCATTAGTTCAGGTCATTTTATTTGGAATTGAAATGCCTGTAATCAATGGTGAATTACTTACACCATTTTTGGCCTTAACATGGATAGCAGATCCATCGCGAACTCTTCCAATTATCAAAGCATTCATGGCAACTGATATGTTTAGAGTAATGGCATTTCCAGGATTTGGTTTTGCAGCACTACTTGCAGCAGGAACCATATTTGTTGAAAGAAAAATGCTTGCAAAATTACAATTAAGAGTTGGTCCATTTTACTGTGGAAAATTTGAAGGTATTTTACAATTAATGGGTGATGGATTAAAATTAATTTCAAAAGAAATTATTATTCCTGCAAAAGCTGACAAGCCAATTTTCTGGGCAGCACCAGTGATGTTTGTTGCAGCAGCTGCTTCATTTGTAGCACTAATTCCTGTTGCCCCTGGTTGGGTAGTAGCTGATGTGGACTTGGGATTGCTAGGCGTCTTTGCAGTAATTGGATTTTTTCCAATCATCACGATTCTTTCTGCATGGTCTGCAAACAGTAAATTCCCATTCATTGGGGGTATCAGAGCTTTGTTCCAAATGGTTTCATTTGAAATTCCTCTAATTCTTTCTTTGTTAGGAGTTGTAATTCTAACTGGAACTCTAAACTTATCTGAAATTGCAGCTAGTCAATCAAGTTTCCCTTGGATTGTATTTTTACCAGTTGGGGCTATTGTATTTTTCATTACAATGTTGGCAGAATTAGAAAGAATCCCATTTGATCTACCGGAGGCAGAAAGTGAAATTGTCGCTGGATGGCTTACTGAACTATCTGGAATGATGTATGGGCTTGTTCAATTAGGAACTTACCTGAAACTTTATGCATTTGCAGCTTTGTTTGTAGTATTATTCCTAGGTGGATGGAATGGTCCAATGGTAGTACCTCCATTCCCAGCAGAAATTATTTCTGATGGTATTGAACTGGGACCTGTTACTGCTAATATTGCTGGTTTACCTGTATTTACACAAGAAATGCTTAATGGAACACTTTGGTTTGTTCTTAAAACTGTAGGCGTCATCTTTTTTATATTATTGCCAAGAGGTGTATTTCCAAGAATTAGAATTGATATGTTGTTAAGTCTTGGTTGGACCAAGCTTATTGGACTAGCATTCGTTAACATCTTTATTGCTCTAGGATTGCTTTACGCTGGAGTGTTAGGACCAGGAGGTTTACAATAA
- a CDS encoding NADH-quinone oxidoreductase subunit D has protein sequence MTTELPPGLALQKVDERIMTLNVGPQHPGSGHMRIIVQIDGDYIVACDPDPGYVHRGEEKMAEYRNYILNIPHLERPVIHDSCNVLYPYVLGVEEIVGIEVPERAKYVRVIASELNRCIYTMYWLAIYGIFLGHSTMFMWPAGDRELLIDLMEKMTGARVTHAHFVPGGVRNDLPPNFEDVCLRQVNYFEKRIKEYAAVFYDNPILISRTRDTGVLSREDAIRLGTTGSVLRASGVDYDLRIKEPYDVYDELDVHTNVMKEGDSYARSKVPWLDMLESCNIIRQALQKMPKSGSVRTKLKPNPKGKGLDSVYKRVESGRGSLGCYIVSDGKTEPYRLKMSVGSFRNLIALPYLLKGEKLGNMPSVYWSLNYWPVEADR, from the coding sequence ATGACTACTGAATTACCTCCAGGATTAGCACTCCAAAAAGTTGATGAGAGAATAATGACTCTCAATGTAGGGCCTCAACATCCAGGTTCTGGTCACATGAGAATTATTGTTCAAATTGATGGTGATTATATTGTTGCATGTGATCCTGATCCTGGCTATGTTCACCGCGGAGAGGAAAAAATGGCAGAATACAGAAACTACATTTTGAACATTCCTCACTTAGAAAGACCAGTTATTCATGATTCATGTAATGTTCTTTATCCATATGTTTTGGGCGTAGAAGAGATTGTTGGTATTGAAGTTCCTGAACGTGCAAAATATGTTCGAGTTATTGCCTCTGAACTAAACCGATGTATTTACACAATGTATTGGCTTGCCATTTATGGAATTTTCTTAGGACATTCTACAATGTTTATGTGGCCTGCAGGTGACCGTGAACTCTTAATTGATCTAATGGAAAAAATGACTGGTGCAAGAGTAACACATGCTCATTTTGTTCCAGGTGGAGTAAGAAATGATTTACCACCAAACTTTGAGGATGTTTGCCTACGTCAAGTCAATTACTTTGAAAAACGAATCAAAGAATATGCTGCAGTATTTTATGATAACCCGATTCTGATTTCTAGAACTCGTGATACTGGAGTTCTTTCACGTGAAGATGCAATTCGACTTGGCACAACCGGTTCTGTTCTTCGTGCAAGTGGTGTAGATTATGATCTTCGAATAAAGGAACCTTATGATGTTTATGATGAATTAGATGTTCACACTAACGTTATGAAAGAAGGGGATTCTTATGCAAGATCAAAAGTTCCATGGCTTGATATGCTTGAAAGTTGTAATATTATCCGTCAAGCATTACAAAAAATGCCAAAGTCTGGTTCTGTTAGAACTAAACTTAAACCTAATCCAAAAGGAAAAGGACTAGATTCAGTTTACAAACGAGTTGAATCTGGAAGAGGTTCTTTAGGATGTTATATTGTATCTGATGGAAAAACTGAGCCCTACCGACTAAAGATGAGTGTTGGTTCTTTTAGAAATTTAATTGCATTACCATATCTTCTAAAAGGTGAAAAACTTGGTAACATGCCATCCGTTTATTGGAGTCTTAACTATTGGCCAGTGGAGGCAGACCGATAA
- a CDS encoding NADH-quinone oxidoreductase subunit M gives MEYALLQAVFLPLLLSPIAYIIGRKMGPTPAMWFTFAILLYTTILVINAALSGTVEEHYPWTDQFGEFGFLLDGLASPFAIMIYVLSTILALYSKPYMIHKFHEQFEEEHKMNSSSGAQTSVVESSSLSNYVNAKSGLYFALYLVFAMGMLGTVLSTNLIEFYIFFEVMLIPGFFLVALWGDGPRRKIGLMFLFWTHAGAVVLLLGFLMIGLSLGSFDFADIRESEIPQDVVMISAVAIAIGLGVKLAVFMFHIWLPYVHGSAPTPISALLSPAMIGIGAYGIFRLIIEFLPATFAELSIWFHIWGLVTMIYGGAMALMQDDLKRLLAYSSISQMGYLLFGIGSMSALGLTGAEMMYVTHAIGKGILFMMAGIIIVKVGTRSISKLGGLAGKMPITAVCAVIGALTIMGVPPTSGFMGEWILFYGALETAIEEGSTLRAVTFGLGLVATALTMSYMLWMLKRVFFGKTPEHLENVKEGSWYMTAPMMVLAGFSIVVGIYPDIFLKTIIPYMNGVLGV, from the coding sequence ATGGAATATGCACTATTACAGGCAGTATTCTTGCCGTTACTCTTATCCCCAATTGCATACATTATTGGAAGAAAAATGGGCCCAACACCCGCAATGTGGTTTACATTTGCTATTTTACTTTACACTACAATCTTAGTAATCAATGCAGCATTATCTGGAACAGTAGAGGAACATTATCCATGGACTGACCAGTTTGGAGAATTTGGATTCTTGCTAGATGGTTTGGCATCACCATTTGCAATAATGATCTATGTGTTATCTACAATCTTGGCACTTTATTCAAAACCATACATGATTCACAAATTCCATGAACAATTTGAAGAAGAACATAAAATGAATTCATCTTCAGGTGCTCAAACTTCAGTAGTTGAATCATCATCACTTTCAAATTATGTTAATGCTAAATCTGGTCTTTACTTTGCATTGTATCTTGTTTTTGCAATGGGGATGCTTGGAACTGTTCTATCAACAAATCTAATCGAATTCTATATTTTCTTTGAGGTAATGTTGATTCCTGGTTTCTTCTTAGTTGCACTTTGGGGTGATGGTCCAAGAAGAAAAATCGGTTTAATGTTCTTATTCTGGACTCATGCTGGTGCAGTTGTTTTACTCTTAGGATTTTTGATGATTGGTCTATCTTTGGGAAGTTTTGATTTTGCAGATATTCGTGAATCTGAGATTCCTCAAGACGTAGTAATGATTTCAGCAGTTGCAATTGCAATTGGACTGGGAGTTAAACTGGCAGTTTTCATGTTCCATATTTGGCTTCCATATGTTCACGGCTCTGCCCCAACACCAATCAGTGCGTTATTGTCACCTGCTATGATCGGAATTGGCGCTTATGGTATTTTCAGATTAATTATTGAATTCTTACCTGCAACATTTGCAGAGCTTTCAATATGGTTCCACATTTGGGGACTTGTTACAATGATTTATGGTGGTGCAATGGCATTAATGCAAGATGATCTTAAACGTCTTCTAGCATATTCAAGTATCAGCCAAATGGGCTATCTTTTGTTTGGTATTGGTTCGATGTCTGCATTAGGACTTACTGGTGCAGAGATGATGTATGTTACTCACGCCATTGGAAAAGGTATTCTCTTCATGATGGCTGGAATAATTATTGTTAAAGTTGGAACTAGAAGTATCTCAAAACTTGGAGGATTAGCAGGAAAGATGCCCATCACGGCAGTTTGTGCAGTTATTGGTGCATTAACAATAATGGGTGTTCCACCAACAAGTGGATTTATGGGTGAATGGATTTTGTTTTACGGTGCATTAGAGACTGCAATTGAAGAAGGCTCAACACTTAGAGCAGTAACTTTTGGTCTGGGTCTTGTAGCAACTGCTCTTACGATGTCTTACATGCTTTGGATGCTAAAGCGTGTGTTCTTTGGAAAAACTCCTGAACATCTTGAAAATGTGAAAGAAGGAAGTTGGTACATGACTGCACCAATGATGGTATTAGCAGGATTCTCAATTGTAGTTGGAATTTATCCAGATATCTTCTTGAAAACAATAATTCCATACATGAATGGAGTACTAGGAGTTTAG
- the nuoK gene encoding NADH-quinone oxidoreductase subunit NuoK produces the protein MTNELVDFTLVSVALLGIGIYGLAVKRNFIRMLFAVEIIINAANLNLVAFGRFLPHSGGQTLALFSIAIAAAEVAVGLSLIIVAYRMYHNVDIADFRSLKG, from the coding sequence ATGACCAACGAACTAGTTGATTTTACACTTGTATCTGTTGCTCTGTTGGGCATAGGAATTTACGGTCTTGCAGTAAAACGTAATTTTATTCGAATGTTGTTTGCAGTTGAAATTATCATCAATGCAGCAAATCTTAATCTTGTAGCATTTGGTAGATTTTTACCTCATAGTGGAGGTCAGACTTTGGCATTATTCTCAATTGCAATCGCAGCAGCAGAAGTGGCAGTTGGATTATCTTTGATTATTGTAGCATATAGAATGTATCATAATGTCGATATTGCAGACTTTAGGAGTTTGAAAGGATAA
- a CDS encoding NADH-quinone oxidoreductase subunit N, producing the protein MLEITSTPLVLIAILGTVGVILPIISIARKEKGSNSFYAVIAFAALIVSMGYVGYQFISESVSPSALFSDDVIVDDAFGGFFAIAMLIVALFTTVGSFNYMRKHNSPAVYYSLILLATIGMVLVAYSTDLVMLFVAWELMSIPTYVLVGFMKKNPSSNEAALKYFLFGALSSAIIVYGISISYGLTGSTNIEEVIQGYSTLDPSLLPLALLSVGMFIAGFGFKMGLVPFHQWLPDTYEGAPSPITALLAAATKKAGFAATIRIVILGMVVLNLDWTLALGIIAVMTMTVGNVAAIMQKNLSRMLAYSSIAHAGYILIGLAVAPHSSLGLQGSLYQIMNHAVMKGAAFIAIAGIVTTLAVTNIDKLKGLGRRMPITALGLVIALFALAGIPPLSGFWSKLMLFGSALDASSALWWAPWLAIAGVLNSALSLAYYGWITRKMYFEGETEKRVAEPKSIMAIMIFSTIFLVGFGVYPDPLIKLVEFATPVISLGLMP; encoded by the coding sequence TTGTTAGAAATTACCTCAACCCCATTGGTATTAATTGCAATATTGGGTACTGTAGGAGTCATTCTTCCGATCATCAGTATTGCTAGAAAAGAAAAAGGCTCTAATTCATTTTATGCTGTAATTGCATTTGCTGCATTAATTGTATCTATGGGATATGTTGGATATCAATTCATTAGTGAAAGTGTTTCTCCATCTGCTCTTTTTTCTGATGATGTTATAGTTGATGATGCATTTGGTGGATTCTTTGCAATTGCAATGTTAATTGTTGCGTTGTTCACAACAGTTGGATCATTCAATTACATGAGAAAACATAATTCCCCTGCAGTATACTATTCTCTAATTTTACTTGCCACTATTGGTATGGTGTTAGTGGCATACTCTACCGATTTGGTAATGTTATTTGTTGCATGGGAACTCATGAGTATTCCAACTTATGTTTTAGTTGGATTTATGAAAAAGAATCCAAGCTCAAATGAAGCTGCTCTAAAATATTTCTTGTTTGGTGCATTATCATCAGCAATTATCGTATACGGAATTTCAATTTCCTATGGATTAACTGGTTCAACAAATATCGAAGAAGTGATTCAAGGTTACTCTACACTTGATCCTTCATTATTGCCTCTCGCATTACTTTCTGTTGGAATGTTTATTGCAGGATTCGGGTTCAAGATGGGACTTGTACCTTTCCATCAATGGCTTCCTGATACCTATGAAGGTGCACCCTCACCAATCACTGCACTTCTTGCAGCAGCAACAAAGAAAGCTGGTTTTGCAGCAACAATTAGAATTGTAATTCTGGGAATGGTGGTTCTAAATCTTGATTGGACATTAGCTCTTGGTATCATTGCTGTGATGACCATGACTGTTGGAAATGTTGCTGCAATTATGCAAAAGAATCTATCAAGAATGTTAGCATATTCTAGTATTGCACATGCAGGATACATTTTGATTGGACTTGCTGTTGCCCCACACAGCTCACTTGGATTACAAGGTTCTTTGTATCAGATTATGAATCATGCAGTAATGAAAGGAGCAGCCTTTATTGCAATTGCTGGAATTGTGACAACTCTTGCTGTAACTAATATTGATAAATTAAAAGGACTTGGAAGAAGAATGCCAATCACTGCTCTAGGATTGGTAATTGCTTTGTTTGCATTAGCTGGAATTCCTCCACTTTCAGGATTCTGGAGTAAACTCATGTTATTTGGTAGTGCATTAGATGCAAGTTCTGCTTTGTGGTGGGCACCATGGCTTGCAATCGCTGGAGTTCTAAACAGTGCATTATCTCTTGCTTACTATGGTTGGATTACAAGAAAAATGTACTTTGAAGGTGAAACTGAAAAAAGAGTTGCAGAACCAAAATCTATAATGGCAATTATGATCTTCTCTACAATCTTCTTGGTAGGATTTGGTGTATATCCAGATCCGTTAATTAAATTGGTAGAGTTTGCAACACCTGTAATTAGTTTAGGTCTTATGCCTTAA
- a CDS encoding NADH-quinone oxidoreductase subunit I: protein MGTATGIIRALNSGIKHIAVKRFTLRYPEEKLKFVGDGYQFDPSTGVGIAGLKGRHMLFHDHCTGCQLCSIACEGVAEAIAMVKVPEEQKQNKKSIMPQIDYGKCVFCGLCVDACPFYALYMTNDYELSSFSKEGLIYTPAQLAVKPYVAQDSEIQITDRGASHG from the coding sequence ATGGGAACTGCAACAGGTATCATTCGCGCATTAAACTCTGGAATTAAACATATTGCAGTAAAGCGATTTACTCTTCGTTATCCTGAAGAGAAACTAAAATTTGTAGGTGATGGTTATCAGTTTGATCCTTCTACTGGTGTTGGAATTGCTGGATTAAAAGGTCGTCACATGTTATTCCATGATCATTGTACTGGTTGTCAATTATGTTCTATTGCATGTGAAGGAGTTGCAGAGGCAATTGCAATGGTCAAAGTTCCAGAAGAGCAAAAACAAAATAAAAAATCCATCATGCCACAAATTGATTATGGAAAATGTGTCTTTTGTGGACTCTGTGTTGATGCATGTCCGTTTTATGCTCTATACATGACAAACGATTACGAACTTTCTTCATTTTCAAAAGAAGGGTTGATCTATACTCCTGCTCAACTTGCTGTAAAACCATATGTGGCACAAGATAGTGAAATCCAAATTACTGATAGAGGTGCATCACATGGCTGA
- a CDS encoding polyprenyl synthetase family protein yields the protein MTKFFDQAILDRKNIEINPLLETYGKYIEKIDEALKNELSLYSESEFIEPLKYSLDGGKRIRPIILTLAAESVGKVDENTLSASCAVEFLHMESIIHDDIIDNETMRRQKDPFHIKYGYNTSVLTGDFVLGLILAISSRLDNARITKDLATTAMLMSEGEMIENRLETSEDVTFDDYLKVIEYKTATAFEVAARIGAIIANGSEEQIEALTEYGKNIGIAYQIRDDLLDWKNEDKLFNLLIKKSSDPRDVFNKMEELLKEYSEKARVGLRKIPDNEAKINLDNLIKFTSFKA from the coding sequence ATGACAAAGTTTTTTGATCAGGCAATTTTGGACAGGAAAAATATTGAAATTAATCCATTACTTGAAACCTATGGAAAATATATTGAAAAAATTGATGAAGCATTAAAAAATGAGTTGTCTCTTTATTCAGAATCAGAATTCATTGAACCTTTGAAATATTCATTAGATGGTGGAAAGCGAATTAGGCCGATAATTTTGACATTAGCAGCTGAGAGTGTAGGCAAGGTTGATGAAAATACATTGTCTGCATCTTGTGCTGTTGAATTTTTACATATGGAATCAATCATCCATGACGATATTATTGATAATGAAACAATGAGAAGACAAAAAGATCCATTTCATATAAAATATGGTTACAATACTAGTGTTCTCACAGGGGACTTTGTTTTAGGGTTAATCCTTGCAATATCTTCAAGATTAGACAATGCCAGAATTACAAAAGATTTAGCCACAACTGCCATGCTGATGAGTGAAGGAGAAATGATTGAAAACAGGTTAGAAACAAGTGAGGATGTCACTTTTGATGATTATCTCAAGGTAATTGAATACAAAACTGCAACTGCATTTGAGGTAGCAGCTAGAATAGGTGCAATTATTGCAAACGGTTCTGAAGAACAAATTGAAGCATTAACTGAATACGGAAAAAATATTGGAATTGCATATCAGATTAGAGATGATTTATTGGATTGGAAAAATGAGGACAAGTTGTTTAATTTATTGATAAAGAAAAGCTCTGATCCAAGAGATGTTTTTAATAAAATGGAAGAGTTGTTAAAGGAATATTCTGAAAAAGCAAGAGTTGGTTTAAGAAAAATTCCGGATAATGAAGCAAAAATAAATTTAGATAATTTAATAAAATTTACTTCGTTTAAGGCATAA
- a CDS encoding iron-containing redox enzyme family protein: MSIIKKIDEMIEERSLLKHPFYQMWSDGKLTQVSLAGYSKEYFQLVKAVPKFMTPIIENAPETVVSELIENQQEESDHIKPWISFAGELGISEDELISYSGTSKTNKAVSDLTALMDTFEGGACAMYAFEKEIPKISQTKLDGLAEFYELTSHDATEYFTLHTEADIRHAASWRNILEKSSTDTSNLIEIADKSISAQNLLLDSCYEEYC, encoded by the coding sequence ATGAGTATAATTAAAAAAATTGATGAAATGATTGAAGAAAGAAGTTTACTAAAACATCCATTTTACCAAATGTGGTCTGATGGTAAGTTAACCCAAGTATCTTTGGCAGGTTATTCAAAAGAATATTTTCAACTTGTAAAAGCTGTTCCAAAATTTATGACTCCAATTATAGAGAACGCTCCAGAAACAGTTGTTAGTGAATTAATTGAAAATCAGCAAGAAGAATCTGATCATATTAAACCCTGGATCTCCTTTGCAGGAGAACTTGGTATTTCTGAGGATGAATTAATTTCATATTCAGGAACATCAAAAACGAACAAAGCAGTATCTGATCTTACTGCACTAATGGATACCTTTGAAGGTGGTGCATGTGCTATGTATGCTTTTGAAAAAGAAATCCCTAAAATTAGTCAGACAAAACTTGATGGGTTGGCTGAGTTTTATGAACTAACAAGTCATGATGCTACAGAATACTTTACACTTCACACAGAAGCTGATATCCGTCATGCTGCATCCTGGAGAAATATCTTGGAAAAATCTTCAACTGACACAAGTAACCTGATTGAAATTGCAGACAAATCCATTTCTGCACAAAATTTGTTACTTGATAGTTGTTATGAAGAATACTGTTAA
- a CDS encoding NADH-quinone oxidoreductase subunit L, translating to MATESFGLPFEVGALSAWLVWILPFAAAMIIPGIGKLSKHATGYVAVAFALMSALSAATMIPVALEAHELHHQVMWIEAIGLKGGVLADPLSIIMANVVGWISFLIMIYSTGYMKGDKDITRFWFWMMFFIGSMQLIVLSDNLLQVFFGWEGVGLASYALISFWYRDKKKDHVGVEGRTVLGMLDYYAPTHAGMKAFIMTKVGDVMMIAGMLLIFLFAGTFGFKELMSDTQWATSMAAQGLLVPAFVLLFGGAIGKSAQFPLNEWLLEAMTGPTAVSALIHAATMVKAGVFLVARIGPLVFALGAAGIMADQFFEIVAWVGAITALLLATQGMVNPEIKKVLAYSTGSQIGYMMMALGVAGLSHQYVDGYTAGFFHLISHAMFKASLFMAAGSLLHIVGSRFMTDMGGLRKQMKKTYAFMWAAGLGLMGAPFITTGFWSKDAIFAAVYESGNEWALPLYAIAVLTAVITAFYTTRMIGMVFFGKKSKHIEKMEEEGHHIHEASLSMWVPYGILAVLTIGIGLIGLSAEEGLHHVFTDYLEHSFGIHSEHTAAEASILPEFLQGLNPVALGSSLVAFATGIGLGYIFYIGRWVDPVRFVNSNIFFYAIHKVILNRWYLNAIIYWCFVVAPLWLARGVFRYFEKTAIDYGMNDGVQKAAGWGAKVVQGTQTGVSQSYLFVFGAGLLFVVLILLM from the coding sequence ATGGCAACTGAATCTTTTGGATTACCATTTGAAGTTGGAGCCTTAAGTGCTTGGTTAGTTTGGATATTACCATTTGCAGCTGCAATGATAATTCCTGGTATTGGAAAATTATCAAAACACGCAACTGGATATGTTGCAGTAGCATTTGCTTTGATGAGTGCTTTATCTGCAGCAACAATGATTCCTGTAGCTTTGGAGGCACACGAATTACACCATCAAGTTATGTGGATTGAGGCAATTGGACTAAAAGGTGGTGTCTTAGCAGATCCTCTTTCAATAATTATGGCAAACGTTGTAGGTTGGATTTCATTCCTCATTATGATTTACAGTACTGGATACATGAAAGGCGATAAAGACATTACAAGATTCTGGTTCTGGATGATGTTCTTTATTGGTTCAATGCAATTAATTGTTTTATCTGATAATTTACTTCAAGTATTCTTTGGATGGGAAGGCGTTGGACTTGCATCATACGCTTTGATCAGCTTTTGGTATCGCGACAAGAAAAAAGATCATGTTGGTGTTGAAGGCAGAACTGTTCTTGGAATGTTAGATTACTATGCACCCACACACGCAGGTATGAAGGCATTCATCATGACCAAAGTAGGTGATGTAATGATGATTGCAGGGATGCTTTTGATATTTTTGTTTGCAGGTACATTTGGATTTAAAGAACTAATGAGTGATACTCAATGGGCTACTTCAATGGCTGCTCAAGGACTTTTAGTTCCTGCCTTTGTTTTACTCTTTGGAGGTGCGATAGGAAAATCAGCTCAATTCCCACTAAACGAATGGCTCTTAGAAGCAATGACTGGACCTACTGCTGTTTCTGCATTAATTCACGCCGCAACAATGGTTAAAGCAGGAGTGTTCTTAGTTGCAAGAATTGGTCCACTTGTATTTGCATTAGGAGCTGCTGGAATTATGGCAGACCAGTTCTTTGAGATTGTTGCTTGGGTTGGTGCGATTACTGCATTATTACTTGCAACACAAGGAATGGTAAACCCTGAAATAAAGAAAGTACTTGCTTATTCAACTGGTTCCCAAATTGGTTATATGATGATGGCCTTAGGTGTTGCAGGATTGTCTCATCAATACGTTGATGGATACACTGCAGGTTTCTTCCATCTTATTTCTCATGCAATGTTCAAAGCTTCATTATTCATGGCAGCGGGTTCTTTGTTGCACATAGTAGGTTCTAGATTTATGACTGATATGGGTGGGCTTAGAAAACAAATGAAGAAAACATATGCATTCATGTGGGCAGCTGGACTTGGCTTAATGGGTGCACCATTTATCACTACGGGCTTTTGGAGTAAAGATGCAATATTTGCAGCAGTCTATGAATCAGGAAATGAATGGGCATTACCACTTTATGCAATTGCAGTCTTAACTGCAGTAATAACAGCATTTTATACTACTAGAATGATTGGAATGGTCTTCTTTGGAAAGAAGAGTAAGCATATTGAAAAAATGGAAGAGGAAGGACATCATATACACGAAGCCTCATTATCAATGTGGGTTCCTTATGGAATTCTTGCAGTACTTACAATTGGAATTGGTCTTATTGGATTATCTGCAGAAGAGGGTCTACATCATGTATTTACTGATTACCTTGAACATTCATTTGGAATTCATTCTGAACATACAGCAGCAGAAGCTTCTATTCTTCCAGAGTTCTTACAAGGACTTAATCCTGTAGCATTAGGTTCATCATTAGTAGCATTTGCTACGGGAATTGGACTTGGTTACATATTCTATATTGGAAGGTGGGTTGACCCTGTAAGATTTGTAAATTCAAATATCTTCTTTTATGCAATTCACAAAGTTATCTTAAACAGATGGTATCTAAATGCCATTATCTATTGGTGTTTTGTTGTTGCACCATTATGGTTGGCAAGAGGAGTATTCAGATACTTTGAAAAGACGGCTATCGATTATGGTATGAATGATGGAGTTCAGAAAGCAGCTGGCTGGGGTGCAAAAGTTGTGCAAGGAACTCAAACTGGTGTGTCTCAATCATATCTTTTCGTATTTGGAGCAGGATTACTATTCGTAGTCTTGATATTGTTGATGTAG